A part of Escherichia marmotae genomic DNA contains:
- the pspF gene encoding phage shock protein operon transcriptional activator: MAEYKDNLLGEANSFLEVLEQVSHLAPLDKPVLIIGERGTGKELIASRLHYLSSRWQGPFISLNCAALNENLLDSELFGHEAGAFTGAQKRHPGRFERADGGTLFLDELATAPMMVQEKLLRVIEYGELERVGGSQPLQVNVRLVCATNADLPAMVNEGTFRADLLDRLAFDVVQLPPLREREGDIMLMAEHFAIQMCREIKLPLFPGFTERARETLLNYRWPGNIRELKNVVERSVYRHGTSDYPLDDIIIDPFKQRPPEEAIAVSETTSLPALPVDLREFQMLQEKELLQLSLQQGKYNQKRAAELLGLTYHQFRALLKKHQI; encoded by the coding sequence ATGGCTGAATACAAAGATAACTTACTCGGTGAAGCGAACAGCTTTCTCGAAGTGCTGGAACAGGTTTCGCATCTCGCGCCGCTGGACAAACCAGTGTTGATTATTGGCGAGCGCGGCACCGGTAAAGAGTTGATCGCCAGCCGCCTGCACTACCTTTCTTCGCGTTGGCAAGGGCCGTTTATTTCTCTTAACTGCGCGGCGTTAAATGAAAATCTGCTGGATTCCGAACTGTTTGGCCATGAAGCTGGCGCGTTTACCGGCGCGCAAAAACGTCATCCGGGACGATTTGAACGCGCAGACGGCGGCACGTTGTTTCTTGATGAACTCGCTACGGCACCGATGATGGTGCAGGAAAAATTGTTGCGCGTGATCGAGTATGGTGAACTGGAACGCGTCGGCGGTAGTCAGCCATTACAGGTCAATGTGCGGCTGGTATGTGCCACGAACGCCGACCTTCCGGCGATGGTCAATGAAGGCACTTTTCGCGCCGACCTGCTCGACCGTCTGGCTTTCGACGTGGTGCAACTGCCGCCGCTGCGTGAGCGTGAAGGCGATATTATGCTGATGGCGGAACACTTTGCCATCCAAATGTGTCGGGAAATCAAACTGCCTCTATTCCCGGGTTTTACGGAACGCGCCAGAGAAACGCTGCTAAATTATCGCTGGCCGGGAAATATTCGTGAATTGAAAAACGTGGTGGAACGTTCGGTATATCGCCACGGCACCAGCGATTATCCGCTTGATGACATCATTATTGATCCCTTTAAACAGCGTCCACCGGAAGAAGCTATCGCCGTTTCAGAAACGACATCACTTCCGGCGTTGCCGGTGGATTTGCGCGAATTTCAGATGCTGCAGGAAAAAGAGTTACTTCAGCTCAGTTTGCAACAGGGGAAATATAACCAGAAACGCGCGGCTGAATTACTGGGATTAACCTATCATCAGTTCCGCGCATTGTTGAAAAAGCACCAGATTTAG
- a CDS encoding YmjA family protein produces the protein MNHDIPLKYFDIADEYASECAKSVAESERTALAHYFQLLLTRLMNNEEISEEAQHEMAAEAGINPAHIDEIAEFLNQWGNE, from the coding sequence ATGAACCACGATATCCCACTGAAATATTTCGATATTGCCGATGAATACGCGAGCGAATGCGCAAAATCTGTCGCAGAATCTGAGCGCACGGCGCTGGCCCACTACTTCCAGTTACTGCTCACCCGTTTGATGAACAATGAAGAGATCAGCGAAGAAGCCCAGCATGAAATGGCCGCTGAAGCAGGGATTAATCCCGCGCACATTGATGAGATCGCAGAGTTCTTGAATCAATGGGGTAATGAGTAA
- the sapA gene encoding ABC transporter substrate-binding protein SapA — protein sequence MRQVLSSLLVIAGLVSGQAIAAPEPAPHADIRDSGFVYCVSGQVNTFNPSKASSGLIVDTLAAQFYDRLLDVDPYTYRLMPELAESWEVLDNGATYRFHLRRDVPFQKTAWFTPTRKMNADDVVFTFQRIFDRSNPWHNVNGSNFPYFDSLQFADNVKSVRKLDNHTVEFRLSQPDASFLWHLATHYASVMSAEYAQKLEQEDRQEQLDRQPVGTGPYKLSENRTGQYIRLQRHDEFWRGKPLMPQVVVDLGSGGTGRLSKLLTGECDVLAWPAASQLSILRDDPRLRLTLRPGMNVAYLAFNTAKPPLNNPAVRHALALSINNQRLMQSIYYGTAETAASILPRASWAYDNEAKITEYNPAKSREQLKALGLENLTLKLWVPTRSQAWNPSPLKTAELIQADMAQVGVKVVIVPVEGRFQEARLMDMSHDLTLSGWATDSNDPDSFFRPLLSCAAIHSQTNLAHWCDPKFDSVLRKALSSQQLAARIEAYDEAQSILAQELPILPLASSLRLQAYRYDIKGLVLSPFGNASFAGVYREKQNEVKKP from the coding sequence ATGCGCCAGGTATTATCGTCTCTTTTGGTGATTGCTGGACTTGTGAGTGGTCAGGCAATAGCCGCGCCTGAACCCGCCCCGCACGCTGATATCCGCGACAGCGGTTTTGTCTATTGCGTCAGCGGACAAGTCAACACCTTTAACCCATCCAAAGCGAGCAGTGGGTTAATTGTCGATACCCTTGCCGCCCAGTTTTATGATCGACTGCTGGATGTCGATCCTTATACCTATCGTCTGATGCCGGAACTTGCCGAAAGCTGGGAAGTGCTCGACAACGGCGCGACCTATCGCTTCCACCTGCGCCGCGATGTCCCGTTTCAAAAAACGGCCTGGTTTACTCCCACACGCAAAATGAATGCCGATGATGTGGTGTTTACCTTCCAGCGAATTTTTGACCGCAGCAACCCGTGGCATAACGTCAACGGTAGCAACTTCCCCTATTTCGACAGTCTGCAATTTGCCGACAACGTTAAAAGCGTCCGCAAGCTGGATAATCACACCGTTGAGTTCCGTCTGTCCCAGCCTGACGCCTCCTTTTTATGGCACCTGGCAACCCACTATGCGTCGGTAATGTCTGCCGAATACGCCCAGAAGTTAGAGCAAGAAGATCGCCAGGAGCAACTCGACCGCCAGCCCGTCGGCACCGGACCGTATAAACTGTCGGAAAATCGCACGGGGCAATATATTCGCTTACAACGTCATGATGAATTCTGGCGAGGCAAGCCGTTGATGCCGCAGGTGGTGGTGGATTTAGGCTCTGGCGGCACCGGACGGCTGTCGAAACTCTTGACCGGTGAATGTGACGTTCTGGCCTGGCCCGCTGCCAGTCAGCTATCTATTTTGCGCGATGACCCGCGTTTGCGTTTAACGCTGCGTCCGGGGATGAACGTTGCCTATCTGGCGTTTAACACCGCCAAACCGCCGCTAAATAATCCAGCAGTCCGCCACGCGCTGGCGTTGTCGATCAATAACCAGCGCCTGATGCAATCTATCTATTACGGTACGGCTGAAACTGCGGCCTCAATTTTACCGCGCGCCTCGTGGGCTTATGACAACGAGGCTAAAATTACCGAATACAATCCAGCGAAATCACGCGAACAGTTGAAGGCGTTGGGGCTGGAAAACTTAACGCTGAAACTGTGGGTGCCGACGCGCTCACAGGCGTGGAACCCCAGCCCGCTGAAGACCGCCGAACTCATTCAGGCGGATATGGCGCAGGTCGGCGTGAAAGTGGTGATTGTACCGGTAGAAGGTCGTTTTCAGGAGGCGCGATTGATGGATATGAGCCATGATCTGACGTTATCCGGTTGGGCGACGGACAGTAATGATCCGGACAGTTTCTTCCGTCCGTTACTAAGCTGTGCGGCCATTCACTCCCAGACCAACCTTGCCCACTGGTGCGATCCGAAATTTGACAGCGTATTGCGTAAGGCGCTCTCCTCGCAGCAACTGGCTGCGCGTATTGAAGCCTATGACGAAGCGCAAAGTATTCTGGCGCAGGAGTTGCCCATTCTGCCGCTGGCCTCGTCACTGCGCTTGCAGGCCTACCGTTACGATATCAAAGGGCTGGTTCTTAGCCCGTTTGGTAACGCCTCCTTCGCAGGGGTGTACCGCGAAAAGCAAAATGAGGTGAAAAAACCATGA
- the sapB gene encoding putrescine export ABC transporter permease SapB — MIIFTLRRILLLIVTLFLLTFVGFSLSYFTPHAPLQGASLWNAWVFWFNGLIHWDFGVSSINGQPIAEQLKEVFPATMELCILAFGFALIVGIPVGMIAGITRHKWQDNLINAIALLGFSIPVFWLALLLTLFCSLTLGWLPVSGRFDLLYEVKPITGFALIDAWLSDSPWRDEMIMSAMRHMVLPVITLSVAPTTEVIRLMRISTIEVYDQNYVKAAATRGLSRFTILRRHVLHNALPPVIPRLGLQFSTMLTLAMITEMVFSWPGLGRWLINAIRQQDYAAISAGVMVCGSLVIIVNVISDILGAMANPLKHKEWYALR; from the coding sequence ATGATTATCTTCACCTTACGCCGCATTTTGTTATTGATCGTGACCTTGTTCCTGCTGACCTTTGTTGGCTTCAGTTTGAGCTATTTCACGCCACATGCGCCGTTACAAGGCGCGTCGCTGTGGAATGCATGGGTGTTCTGGTTTAACGGCCTGATCCACTGGGATTTTGGCGTTTCCAGCATTAACGGTCAGCCGATTGCCGAGCAGTTAAAAGAGGTCTTCCCGGCGACGATGGAGCTGTGCATTCTCGCCTTCGGTTTTGCGCTGATTGTTGGGATCCCCGTGGGGATGATTGCCGGAATTACACGCCATAAGTGGCAGGATAATTTGATCAACGCCATCGCGTTATTGGGCTTTTCAATCCCTGTTTTCTGGCTGGCACTTCTGTTGACGCTGTTTTGTTCGCTTACATTAGGCTGGCTGCCCGTTTCAGGGCGTTTCGATCTGCTCTACGAAGTGAAACCGATTACCGGTTTTGCGTTGATTGATGCCTGGCTTTCGGACTCACCGTGGCGGGATGAAATGATCATGAGCGCAATGCGTCATATGGTATTGCCAGTCATCACCCTGTCGGTTGCACCGACTACCGAAGTGATCCGTCTGATGCGTATCAGCACCATCGAAGTGTATGACCAGAACTATGTGAAAGCAGCGGCAACCCGCGGTTTGTCGCGCTTTACTATTTTGCGTCGCCACGTGTTACATAACGCGTTACCTCCTGTCATCCCTCGCCTGGGATTACAGTTCTCCACCATGCTGACACTGGCGATGATCACCGAAATGGTCTTTAGCTGGCCTGGACTTGGCCGCTGGTTAATTAACGCCATCCGCCAGCAGGATTACGCAGCCATTTCCGCCGGAGTGATGGTCTGCGGTTCACTGGTCATTATTGTTAACGTGATTTCTGATATTTTGGGTGCCATGGCTAACCCTCTGAAACATAAGGAATGGTATGCCTTACGATAG